A window of Bacillus toyonensis BCT-7112 genomic DNA:
TTGCTTCGAGAAGGATCGATTATAATGCGATTAAAACTTCTATTAGATTCTAAATTTTTATCTTTAATATTGAACATGTCTTTAATCGTCTCAAGTGGCACATTTGTAGGAAAAACAAATTCAATCTTTTCTTCTCCGTGTACATAAGAAAGAAAATCCCCTTTAGGAACTGTGCCTGTTATTTCCCTAAAATCATGTAATTCTCCATTTTCAAGAATTTTATAAAGTGAGTTCACGTTGTTCGTATTCTCACTTACGTAATGATTTTTTTCTTTATGAACAATAACAGAGGATGGGCGAACAACTCCTGAAATCTTTATCGGATTTATCTCTTCATTACCTTGAACAAATTTTGTATTTTGCACAGAAGTGGAATCGGGAACATATGTCCATAAATTAAAAGTTAAAAATAGACTAATAACAACTAAATTAATTAGAACTATCGTTTTAAAGTTTTCCATACTCATTCCCAATCGTCCTCTTCATCTGGTGCCAGTGGCAGTGTGAAATAAATCGTCGTTCCTTTTCCTTCCTCACTCTTCGCCCAAATAGAACCACCATGTGCCTCAATCATTTCTTTTGCAATAGCTAATCCAAGACCTGTACCACCCATTTGTCTTGAACGGGCTTTATCCACACGATAAAAACGTTCGAAGATTTTATCTACGTTTTCTTTCGGAATACCCATACCTTGGTCACTTACACTAATCTCTAATAACTCCCCTCGATCACGTAAGCGATATGTTACTGTTCCACCTTCTGGCGAATACTTTAATGCGTTAGAAATAATGTTATACAACACTTGTGTAATTTTGTCCGTATCCATATCAATAAATCTAGATTTTTTAGAGAAAGATCGTTTGAAACTTACATTTTGCTCTTTAGACATTTCAAAGCGATCAATAACATTATTAAAGAAGTCAGTAAAGTCGACCCACTCTTTCATCAAACGATGTTCTGTACTATCAAGCTTAGATAGTTGCAACAGCGCATTTACAAGCCTTATCATTCTTTCTGTTTCCTCTTGTGTAACTGTTAAAAATTGCGGTGCAATATTTGGATCTTGCCATGCACCATCTGTCAGCGCTTCTAAGTAACTACGCATCGTTGTTAATGGTGTTCTTAATTCATGAGAGACGTTCGCCACAAACTCGCGGCGTTCCCCTTCTATACGCTCCTGCTCCGTTACATCGTATAATACAGCAATTAAACCATTTGCCTTCCCCGTCTCTTTTTGAATAACAGAGAAACTAGCACGTAAAATGTATGGTTCATTTCTCGTACTAAAATCTAATAAAACAGAATCAGGCTCTTCGTATAAATGATCGAGCGTAAATTCTTCCTGTATCCCCAATACTTCTAAAACCGATTGATCCAGCGCCGTTTCACGCGAAACATTTAGCATCTTTTCCGCAGGGTCATTTAATAAAATAATATCCCCTTTTCGGTCAGTAGCAATTACTCCATCTGTCATATGTGATAAAACAGATGATAATTTACGTCTTTCGCTTTCTGTTGAAGAACGAGCTTGTTGTAGCTTTTTTGATAAATTATTGAAAGATAATGCTAATTGGCCAATTTCATCATGACTATGGACCTTTACTTTTCTCGAATAATTTCCTTTTGCCATTTCAATTGCTTGCCTTCGCATATCTGAAATTGGTCTTGTAATTGTTTGAGCTAGTAAAATCCCAAGTACAGCCGTTACTAACAAAGCAATCACTGTTCCGGTAGCAAAAATTTGATTTATATCCTTCATTTGTTTGTATACATCTTCCATAGATGCAACAATACGAATGACACCAAGTACCTCCCCAGCTTTATCGCTTTGAATAGGAGTAATCATCACTTGAACTCGATGGCCAGTTCCTCCATCTTTCTCAATTTTTGATTCTAGTTTATTTTGTACAATTACCCGTTGAACAGCTATATCTGTCGATGTTCTGCCTATCTTATTTTGCTTAGCCGTGTCTGAAATCGCCATTAATTTTCTATTAGAATCAAATACACTTACTTCTTGAATATCTTTCTTACGATCCGATGCAAACTTTTGAATCGAATTTTTTATAGCGTCATCTAATGATTCTGGATCTGTTTTTTCACGACTTTTTGTAAATTCTTGCTTTAAATTATACGATAGTAAATTCGTTTGTTGTGTCAGGGAATCCTTAAAGCCTTGTACAAGACTTTTTTCTAATTCTCTTACGAAATATACACCGATTACTTGCATCGCTATTAATATTAATAGCATATATATGAGCACAAACTTTAAATGAATGGATTGAAAAAAACCAACCTTTTTCATATATTATTCCTGCTCTGGGTCACGCAAGTAATACCCTACCCCACGTCTAGTTACAATTAAAGTAGGATGACTTGGATTATCTTCAATTTTTTCACGTAAACGACGTACTGTTACATCCACTGTACGCACATCTCCAAAATAATCATAACCCCAAACTGTTTGCAATAAATGTTCACGTGTCATAACTTGTCCTAAATGTTTTGCTAAATAATGTAGCAATTCAAATTCACGATGTGTAAGCTCAATATTTTCCTCACGCTTTGTTACACTATAAGCATTTGGATTAATAATAATTGGTCCAATAACCATTTCAGTATTTTCTTCTTTTTCTGCTGCACCACCTTGTTGATGGCGGCGTAAATTCGCCTTCACACGAGCAAGTAATTCCCTCGTACTAAATGGCTTCGTTACATAATCATCTGCTCCAAGCTCAAGCCCTAATACCTTATCAATTTCAGAGTCCTTCGCTGTAAGCATAATAATCGGCATTTCTGAGTTTTTACGTATTTCACGACAAACCTCTAAACCATCTTTTCCTGGTAGCATAATATCTAATAAAACCATATCTGGCTGTTCTTCATTAGCTTTCTCAATTGCTTCATCACCATCATGTGCCATTACAATTTCAAAACCCTCTTTTTCTAGGTTGAACTTCAAAATGTCTGCAATCGGCTTTTCATCATCAACTACTAAAATTTTCTTTCCCATCATCGTCTATTTCCTCCTCATAAAAATATGGTCAATGATTCTTAAATATATTGATGTTTCTATAGTATATCCCTATATGACAGCAACCTTTATTTAAGTGTTCTCTCCTCTATTCTCATAGACTCATGTATGATCCACCTTTACACGGAATCCTATACGATCTACAGAAAAACCTCTAGCTTCAACTGCTAGAGGCTCCTCATCCTATTGTAAAATAACTACCCACATTTGTAAAACTACACAAAATAAAAAGGATATTAAGTGGGCCCACTTAATATCCTGAGAGTGGCTCGGGACGGAATCGAACCGCCGACACGAGGATTTTCAGTCCTCTGCTCTACCGACTGAGCTACCGAGCCAAAACTATATATAAAACCACTAATGGTGGTATAAACAAAAGTGGCGGTCCCGACCGGGGTCGAACCGGCGATCTCCTGCGTGACAGGCAGGCATGTTAACCACTACACCACGGGACCAAAAATAAACATAAAAAAACATGACCCGTACGGGATTCGAACCCGTGTTACCGCCGTGAAAGGGCGGTGTCTTAACCACTTGACCAACGGGCCACGAAAAATAAAATGGTGAGCCATGAAGGATTCGAACCTTCGACCCTCTGATTAAAAGTCAGATGCTCTACCAACTGAGCTAATGGCTCATACTCACCAACGTCATATTTTCGTGACGACAAGATGTATCATAACATATCATCTTTCACTTTTGCAATACTTTTTTGTTTTTTTATAAAAGATAAGAAAAAACTCATGCGGACATGAGTTTTTCTTAAAAATATCAATTAAACTTCGTATACGTTACGAACGATATTCGTTTGGTTACGATCTGGTCCAACTGAGAACATAGATAATTGGATTCCTGTTAATTCAGAAACACGCTCTACGTATTTTCTTGCATTTTCAGGAAGCTCATCTAATGATTTAACACCAGTAATATCTTCTTCCCAACCTGGAAGCTCTTCATATACAGGCTCACATTTCGCTAAAATGTTTAAGTTTGCTGGAACTTCATCTATAACTTCTCCGTTATATTTGTAAGCAACACAGATTTTAAGAGTTGGAATACCTGTTAATACATCAATAGAGTTTAATGATAAATCCGTTAAACCACTAACACGACGCGCATGTCTTACAACAACGCTATCGAACCAACCTACACGGCGTGGGCGACCAGTTGTTGTTCCGTATTCACGACCAACTTCACGAATTTGATGACCAATTTCATCATTAAGTTCAGTAGGGAATGGACCATCACCAACACGGCTTGTATATGCTTTACATACACCTACAACGCGAGTAACTTTCGCCGGACCAACTCCAGTTCCAACTGTTACACCACCAGCAATCGGGTTAGAAGATGTAACAAATGGGTACGTACCGTGGTCAATATCAAGCATAACACCTTGTGCACCTTCAAATAATACACGGTGATTGTTATCTAGTGCATCATTTAATACAACAGATGTGTCGCATACATATTGTGCGATTTGTTGTCCATATTCGAAGTACTCTTCAAAGATTTCTTCTACGCTGAAACCTTCTGTATCGTACATTTTTTCAAATAAACGATTTTTCTCTACTAAATTGCGCTCAAGCTTCTCTTTAAATGCTTCACGGTCTAAAAGATCAGCCATACGGATACCAATACGAGCAGCTTTATCCATATATGCAGGACCGATACCTTTTTTCGTTGTACCGATTTTGTTATCACCTTTACTAGCCTCTTCTAACTCATCTTGTTTTAAATGATAAGGTAAAATAACGTGTGCACGGTTACTTACACGTAAATTATCAGTACTTACACCACGGTCGTGTAAGTATTTTAACTCTTCAAGTAATGCTTTTGGATCTACTACTAAGCCATTTCCGATTACACAAATTTTCTCTTTATAGAAAATACCAGATGGAATTAAGTGTAACTTATATTTAACTCCGCCGAAAACAATTGTATGTCCCGCGTTATTTCCACCTTGATATCTTGCAACTACTTCCGCATGCTCAGAAAGAAAATCAGTGATTTTACCTTTTCCTTCGTCGCCCCATTGTGTTCCTACAACTACTACTGAAGACATTATTAAAGCACCTCCGCAATTTTCAAACGATCTATTCAAACAATATAATTGTACCAAAACCGAAAAAGAAGTCAACCAAAAAAGCGAACATTTTTTTATTAAAAATCATTTTCGTTCGTAAGAATTATATTTTCACCTTATGAAAGCCTTATCTTTACTCTATAAAAAAAGAAACACATCTTATTATAAGAAATGTGTTTCTTTTTTATACTGCCTTTATGCCCCATCCTCAAAGCGTCGTTCTAAGTTAACGAACTTATTAAATTCTTTAACAAACGCAAGCTCTACTGAACCTACCGGACCATTACGTTGTTTTGCGATGATAATTTCAATCGTATTTTTATTTTCCGTTTCACGGTCATAGTAATCTTCACGATACAAGAATGCTACAATATCAGCATCCTGCTCAATACTCCCCGATTCACGAATATCAGACATCATAGGGCGTTTATCTTGACGAGATTCAACACCACGGGATAACTGTGAAAGGGCAATAACAGGCACTTGTAATTCACGCGCAATCCCTTTTAATGTACGCGAAATCTCAGATACTTCCTGCTGACGGTTCTCGCCCGACTTCCCACTTCCCTGAATAAGCTGTAAATAGTCAATTAAAACCATCCCAAGACCTTGTTCCTGCTTTAATCTACGGCATTTTGCTCGAATCTCATTTACCTTAATCCCTGGTGTATCATCAATATATATACCGGCATTTGAAAGGCTTCCCATCGCCATTGTTAACTTCGCCCAATCATCAGAAGTTAATGACCCAGTACGAAGTCTTTGCGCATCAATATTACCTTCTGCACAA
This region includes:
- the walK gene encoding cell wall metabolism sensor histidine kinase WalK, encoding MKKVGFFQSIHLKFVLIYMLLILIAMQVIGVYFVRELEKSLVQGFKDSLTQQTNLLSYNLKQEFTKSREKTDPESLDDAIKNSIQKFASDRKKDIQEVSVFDSNRKLMAISDTAKQNKIGRTSTDIAVQRVIVQNKLESKIEKDGGTGHRVQVMITPIQSDKAGEVLGVIRIVASMEDVYKQMKDINQIFATGTVIALLVTAVLGILLAQTITRPISDMRRQAIEMAKGNYSRKVKVHSHDEIGQLALSFNNLSKKLQQARSSTESERRKLSSVLSHMTDGVIATDRKGDIILLNDPAEKMLNVSRETALDQSVLEVLGIQEEFTLDHLYEEPDSVLLDFSTRNEPYILRASFSVIQKETGKANGLIAVLYDVTEQERIEGERREFVANVSHELRTPLTTMRSYLEALTDGAWQDPNIAPQFLTVTQEETERMIRLVNALLQLSKLDSTEHRLMKEWVDFTDFFNNVIDRFEMSKEQNVSFKRSFSKKSRFIDMDTDKITQVLYNIISNALKYSPEGGTVTYRLRDRGELLEISVSDQGMGIPKENVDKIFERFYRVDKARSRQMGGTGLGLAIAKEMIEAHGGSIWAKSEEGKGTTIYFTLPLAPDEEDDWE
- the walR gene encoding cell wall metabolism DNA-binding response regulator WalR — encoded protein: MMGKKILVVDDEKPIADILKFNLEKEGFEIVMAHDGDEAIEKANEEQPDMVLLDIMLPGKDGLEVCREIRKNSEMPIIMLTAKDSEIDKVLGLELGADDYVTKPFSTRELLARVKANLRRHQQGGAAEKEENTEMVIGPIIINPNAYSVTKREENIELTHREFELLHYLAKHLGQVMTREHLLQTVWGYDYFGDVRTVDVTVRRLREKIEDNPSHPTLIVTRRGVGYYLRDPEQE
- a CDS encoding adenylosuccinate synthase codes for the protein MSSVVVVGTQWGDEGKGKITDFLSEHAEVVARYQGGNNAGHTIVFGGVKYKLHLIPSGIFYKEKICVIGNGLVVDPKALLEELKYLHDRGVSTDNLRVSNRAHVILPYHLKQDELEEASKGDNKIGTTKKGIGPAYMDKAARIGIRMADLLDREAFKEKLERNLVEKNRLFEKMYDTEGFSVEEIFEEYFEYGQQIAQYVCDTSVVLNDALDNNHRVLFEGAQGVMLDIDHGTYPFVTSSNPIAGGVTVGTGVGPAKVTRVVGVCKAYTSRVGDGPFPTELNDEIGHQIREVGREYGTTTGRPRRVGWFDSVVVRHARRVSGLTDLSLNSIDVLTGIPTLKICVAYKYNGEVIDEVPANLNILAKCEPVYEELPGWEEDITGVKSLDELPENARKYVERVSELTGIQLSMFSVGPDRNQTNIVRNVYEV